In Oryza brachyantha chromosome 1, ObraRS2, whole genome shotgun sequence, the following are encoded in one genomic region:
- the LOC102719070 gene encoding aldehyde oxidase GLOX1-like gives MWPLLLLRASVLSAALLAAVEAAPRGGGGGQQELLATGGGASGLTRAPPRPAPSKVALDSVTLPADTSAGFAGAWSVVSENSGVSAMHLVVMRHGKAVMFDTSTTGRSLMRLPVGGCRPDTRSRRPGAMDCWAHAVEFDYNTGALRSLKIVTDTWCSSGAFDVDGNLVQTGGYFEGDKSVRYLGACDRCDWKEFPKSLAEGRWYATQLVLPDGGFIVIGGRRAFSYEFVPPGGQVNTKTMPLRLLRETTDEDENNLYPFVYLLPDGNLFIFVNDRSVVFDYGSGQVVRELPILPAGARNYPASAMSALLPLDLRRGVGLSAEVIVCGGATKNSFKLGESSTFPPALRDCARINPSKPRARWALDQMPVARVMGDMLILPTGDLLMLNGAAKGCSGWGFGRQPVLSPVLYSPHQPRGKRFRALTATTVPRMYHATSAVLPDATVLVAGSNTNTAYNFSGVDFPTEVRVERFTPPYLSPQLAANRPSIDAASLPRDGMRYGSRFTLRFATPAQAVGNADVKVTMYAPPFTTHGYSMNQRLLILPVAAFAAQGRQHTVTVDPPPKPELAPPGYYMVYVVAKGVPSKAAWVKIHK, from the exons ATGtggcctctcctcctcctccgcgcctcCGTCCTAtccgccgcgctgctcgccgccgtcgaggcggccccgcgtggaggcggcggcgggcagcaGGAGCTCctggccaccggcggcggggcgagcGGCCTCACGAGGGCGCCGCCCCGGCCCGCGCCCAGCAAGGTGGCGCTGGACAGCGTGACGCTCCCCGCCGACACCTCCGCGGGTTTCGCCGGCGCGTGGAGCGTCGTGAGCGAGAACTCGGGCGTGTCCGCGATGCACCTGGTGGTCATGCGCCACGGCAAGGCCGTCATGTTCGACACGTCTACGACGGGGCGGTCGCTGATGAGGCTCCCCGTGGGCGGGTGCCGCCCCGACACCCGAAGCAGGCGGCCCGGCGCCATGGACTGCTGGGCGCACGCCGTGGAGTTCGACTACAACACCGGCGCGCTCCGGTCTCTCAAG ATCGTGACGGACACGTGGTGCTCGTCGGGCGCATTCGACGTCGACGGCAACCTCGTGCAGACTGGCGGCTACTTCGAAGGTGACAAATCTGTCAGGTACCTGGGCGCGTGCGACCGCTGCGACTGGAAGGAGTTTCCCAAGAGCCTTGCCGAAGGAAGATG GTACGCAACGCAGCTTGTGCTGCCGGACGGCGGCTTCATCGTgatcggcgggcggcgcgcgtTCAGCTACGAGTTCGTCCCGCCGGGCGGTCAAGTGAACACCAAGACCATGCCCCTCCGGCTGCTCCGGGAGACCACCGACGAAGACGAGAACAACCTGTACCCCTTCGTCTACCTCCTCCCGGACGGGAACCTCTTCATCTTCGTCAACGACCGCTCCGTCGTGTTCGACTACGGGAGCGGGCAGGTCGTGCGCGAGCTTCCGatcctccccgccggcgctCGGAACTACCCTGCGTCCGCCATGTCCGCGCTCCTTCCCCTGGACCTCCGCCGGGGGGTCGGCCTTAGCGCGGAGGTCATCgtctgcggcggcgccaccaaGAATTCCTTCAAGCTCGGCGAGAGCAGCACATTCCCTCCCGCGCTCCGGGACTGCGCGCGCATCAACCCGTCTAAGCCTCGGGCGCGGTGGGCGCTCGACCAAATGCCCGTCGCCCGCGTCATGGGCGACATGCTGATCCTGCCCACCGGCGACCTGCTCATGCTGAACGGCGCAGCCAAGGGATGCTCCGGCTGGGGCTTCGGCCGGCAGCCTGTTCTGAGCCCTGTCCTGTACTCGCCACATCAGCCCCGCGGAAAGCGGTTCCGCGCtctgacggcgacgaccgtcCCGCGCATGTACCACGCCACCAGCGCGGTGCTCCCCGACGCCACCGTGCTCGTGGCcggcagcaacaccaacacgGCCTACAACTTCAGCGGCGTGGACTTCCCGACCGAGGTGCGCGTGGAGCGGTTCACCCCGCCGTACCTCTCCCCGCAGCTCGCGGCCAACCGCCCGTCGATCGACGCGGCTTCCCTGCCCCGCGACGGCATGCGGTACGGCTCCAGGTTCACGCTCCGGTTCGCGACGCCCGCGCAGGCCGTGGGCAACGCCGACGTGAAGGTGACCATGTACGCGCCGCCGTTCACGACGCACGGGTACTCCATGAACCAGCGGCTGCTGATACTGCCCGTCGCCGCGTTCGCCGCGCAGGGGCGACAGCACACGGTGACCGTCGACCCGCCGCCGAAGCCGGagctcgcgccgccggggtACTACATGGTGTACGTGGTGGCGAAGGGGGTCCCGAGCAAGGCCGCGTGGGTGAAGAtacacaagtaa
- the LOC102719349 gene encoding uncharacterized protein LOC102719349 — MEHAVQLPQCIFFDLTGAHLRCFGPAPAMEQTGVPYDTQLAIGLEALHRARLPRTGDIVASRPVHQVDMAAMVLCDRAAQIGDDDDGGGPDTVSDAGTSGVGAVDEETAGGEAEAEDDVASLDELFFDETFVRKIDALAELVGMEGAYQPAAVLGEVVRLIQEMERKTGHCHYASATRAVRS, encoded by the coding sequence ATGGAGCATGCCGTGCAGTTGCCGCAGTGCATCTTCTTCGACCTCACCGGTGCGCACCTCAGatgcttcggcccagctccggCCATGGAGCAGACAGGCGTCCCTTACGACACTCAGCTGGCCATCGGCTTGGAGGCGCTTCACCGAGCGAGGCTGCCGCGGACCGGTGACATCGTTGCGTCTCGCCCGGTCCACCAGGTTGACATGGCGGCGATGGTGCTCTGTGATCGCGCTGCACAAAtcggcgacgatgacgacggcggcggccccgaCACCGTGTCCGACGCAGGCACGTCCGGTGTTGGGGCGGTGGATGAGgagacggccggcggcgaggccgaggcggaggacgACGTGGCGAGCTTGGACGAGCTCTTCTTCGACGAGACCTTCGTGAGGAAGATCGATGCACTGGCTGAGCTGGTGGGCATGGAGGGCGCCTACCAGCCGGCGGCTGTGCTAGGTGAAGTCGTTCGTTTGATCCAGGAAATGGAGCGGAAGACCGGGCATTGCCATTATGCGAGTGCGACCAGGGCCGTTCGATCTTGA